One segment of Nostoc piscinale CENA21 DNA contains the following:
- a CDS encoding sensor histidine kinase translates to MFLLGLILGLAVGIGFWIWQQIQLNRYLGRVLQPYSSSKDVALPLLPRLRQEIKTLQHQRQDLQQSLQTYQDLLDFAPIGYLQVDEENQLLWCNEQAREILYLQRWQPGQVRLLLELVRSYELDRLVEQTRDRQKPQTKEWLFHPSSDNPAELPTIKSMTLRASGLPLPNGQVGVFLENRQPLLDVNQQRDRSFSDLAHELRTPLTSIRLVAETLQHRLEPPLNRWVDRLMQEVDRLISLVQGWLELTQIEANPKMQLHLEPVEMRSLITSVWETLEPLAQRQHLSLHYSGPEDIWVKADQARIYQVFLNLLDNSIKYSSPSTNIQVEAKIKFSEDNHQNNSISPLLEINLIDAGTGFSEADLPHIFERFYRGDQARTHSPLQDNSIGSIVGNGLGLAIVRQILLAHGGSIKAMNHPQTGGAWMQLTLPEVVANSQSQDYS, encoded by the coding sequence ATGTTCTTATTGGGATTAATTCTAGGTTTGGCGGTAGGTATTGGGTTTTGGATTTGGCAACAGATTCAATTAAACCGTTACTTGGGGAGAGTTCTTCAACCCTACTCTAGTTCTAAGGATGTTGCTCTACCGCTATTACCTCGTTTGCGTCAGGAAATCAAGACATTACAGCATCAGCGCCAAGATTTACAGCAATCCCTACAAACTTATCAAGACCTATTGGATTTTGCACCGATAGGATATTTGCAAGTAGATGAAGAAAATCAATTGCTGTGGTGCAACGAACAAGCGCGAGAAATTTTATATCTGCAACGATGGCAACCAGGACAGGTGCGCTTGTTGTTAGAATTGGTGCGGTCGTATGAATTAGATCGGTTGGTTGAGCAAACACGCGATCGCCAAAAACCCCAAACCAAAGAGTGGTTATTTCATCCCTCATCCGACAATCCAGCCGAATTACCTACCATCAAGTCTATGACCTTACGCGCCTCTGGTTTGCCCTTACCCAATGGTCAAGTAGGCGTATTTTTAGAAAATCGTCAACCACTTTTGGACGTAAATCAACAACGCGATCGCTCATTTTCCGATTTAGCACACGAACTCAGAACACCATTAACTTCTATTCGGCTGGTTGCAGAAACCTTACAACATCGCTTAGAACCACCTTTAAATCGCTGGGTTGACCGCCTGATGCAAGAAGTTGACCGACTGATTAGCTTGGTACAAGGCTGGTTAGAACTGACGCAAATCGAAGCTAACCCCAAAATGCAATTGCATTTGGAACCAGTGGAAATGCGATCGCTCATTACATCTGTTTGGGAAACATTAGAACCCTTAGCACAAAGACAACACCTTTCCCTGCACTATTCTGGGCCGGAAGATATTTGGGTAAAAGCTGATCAAGCCAGGATTTATCAAGTTTTTCTCAATTTGCTTGACAATAGTATTAAATACAGTTCTCCTAGCACCAACATTCAAGTAGAAGCAAAAATTAAATTTTCTGAAGATAATCATCAAAATAATTCGATATCTCCCTTGTTAGAAATAAATTTAATTGATGCTGGGACAGGTTTTTCCGAAGCAGATTTACCGCATATTTTTGAGCGATTTTATCGCGGAGATCAAGCCAGAACTCATTCCCCTTTACAAGATAATTCCATTGGTTCAATTGTTGGGAATGGTTTGGGTTTAGCGATCGTCCGGCAAATTCTCTTAGCACATGGTGGTTCCATTAAAGCCATGAACCATCCCCAAACAGGTGGGGCTTGGATGCAGCTAACCCTCCCTGAAGTTGTGGCGAACTCTCAAAGCCAAGACTATAGTTAA
- a CDS encoding winged helix-turn-helix domain-containing protein: MYTSESTKYSARADIGHTSQILVVEDEELIQEMLSVALEEEGYGVVTAPDGRVAIEYLKSYEPNSGEFPFDLVILDLMLPQINGLDICRLLRHQGNPVPILMLSAKGSETDRVLGLEVGADDYLTKPFSMRELVARCRALLRRQRLSTLPQLPVLKYKDVTLNPQECRVLVRGQEVNLSPKEFRLLELFMSYARRVWSREQLLDQVWGPDFVGDSKTVDVHIRWLREKLELDPSHPEYIVTVRGFGYRFG; this comes from the coding sequence ATGTACACCAGTGAATCGACCAAGTATTCTGCCAGAGCAGATATCGGACACACAAGTCAGATTCTAGTGGTAGAAGATGAAGAGTTAATCCAAGAGATGCTATCTGTAGCACTGGAGGAGGAAGGCTATGGGGTCGTGACAGCGCCAGATGGAAGGGTTGCGATCGAGTATCTCAAAAGTTATGAACCCAACTCCGGTGAGTTTCCTTTTGATTTGGTGATTCTTGACTTGATGTTGCCGCAAATCAATGGTTTAGATATTTGTCGCTTACTGCGCCATCAAGGCAATCCAGTGCCGATTTTGATGTTGAGTGCTAAGGGTAGTGAAACTGATCGCGTGTTGGGTTTAGAAGTTGGCGCAGATGACTATCTCACCAAACCATTTAGTATGCGGGAATTAGTGGCTCGCTGTCGCGCACTGCTGCGTCGTCAACGTTTAAGCACTTTACCGCAATTACCAGTTCTGAAATACAAAGACGTTACCTTAAACCCCCAAGAATGTCGGGTACTAGTGCGGGGTCAAGAAGTCAATCTTTCCCCGAAAGAATTCCGGTTGTTGGAATTGTTTATGAGTTATGCGCGGCGAGTTTGGTCGCGGGAGCAGTTGTTAGATCAGGTTTGGGGGCCAGATTTTGTTGGGGATAGCAAGACTGTGGATGTTCACATTCGCTGGTTGCGTGAGAAGTTAGAGTTAGACCCTAGCCACCCCGAATATATTGTGACTGTGAGAGGATTTGGCTATCGTTTCGGATAA
- a CDS encoding type II toxin-antitoxin system VapC family toxin — translation MSRGDSEIAANRLELLNRMPLVELNQAVQNLVAQFLRRSNLPPKASDDAVHIAAATFHSLDYLLTWNCKHIANAQIQRKLAEISFDFGYQLPVI, via the coding sequence GTGTCGCGGGGAGACTCTGAAATTGCAGCTAATCGTCTAGAACTTCTTAACAGGATGCCATTAGTAGAACTTAATCAAGCTGTACAAAATCTGGTGGCGCAATTTCTCAGACGAAGCAATCTTCCTCCCAAAGCATCTGACGATGCGGTTCATATTGCAGCAGCAACCTTTCACAGCCTGGATTACTTGCTAACGTGGAACTGTAAGCATATTGCAAATGCTCAAATTCAAAGAAAACTTGCAGAGATTAGCTTTGATTTTGGATATCAGTTACCCGTAATTTGA
- a CDS encoding ABC1 kinase family protein — translation MGQYQPAQLKRYNPEAIARHYRYRPWSAWGRLLRIIWSFAGFILSLKWDEWQNQVEQNRGKRATQLRQLLTSLGPTFIKVGQALSTRPDLIRKDFLEELVKLQDQLPPFDNAIAYAIIEKELDCPISAVYSELSPKPVAAASLGQVYRGRLISGEEVAVKVQRPNLRPVLTLDLYLMRWAAGWLAPWLPLNLGHDLTLIVDEFGTKLFEEIDYINESRNAEKFANNFRNDPQVKVPAIYWRYTSSRVLTLEWINGLKLTDTKSIRAAGLDPEALIQIAVTCGLRQLLEFGFFHADPHPGNLFAMPDGRMAYIDFGMMDQLEETSKENLVDALVHLVNKDYLDLATDFVKLGFLTADTNIEPIVPALEAVLGDAIGKNVGDFNFKTITDEFSELMYEYPFRVPAKFALIIRSLVTQEGIALSLNPNFKIVEVGYPYIARRLLTGESPQLRRRLLNVLFKDGKFQWQRLENLIAIARTDINFDVLPTAQMGLQFLLSEEGKFLRRQLVLALTEDDRLHTEEVQRLWDLVKDDIKPNRLIDVAIRLLTEFSREGVAAILPRATAFVNLGDSASGITH, via the coding sequence GTGGGTCAGTATCAACCTGCTCAGCTAAAGCGATATAATCCAGAAGCGATCGCTCGTCACTATCGTTACCGCCCCTGGTCAGCATGGGGACGCTTGCTGAGAATTATCTGGTCTTTTGCTGGATTCATTTTGAGTCTAAAGTGGGATGAATGGCAAAATCAAGTAGAGCAGAATCGGGGAAAGCGAGCTACCCAGTTGCGTCAACTACTCACAAGCCTAGGCCCCACATTCATTAAAGTCGGTCAAGCCCTCTCCACCCGGCCTGACTTGATTCGCAAAGATTTCTTAGAAGAGTTGGTAAAATTACAAGACCAACTGCCACCTTTCGATAATGCGATCGCTTATGCAATTATCGAAAAAGAACTTGATTGCCCAATATCAGCCGTTTACAGCGAATTATCACCAAAACCTGTAGCGGCGGCAAGTTTAGGTCAAGTTTATCGGGGACGTTTGATTAGTGGTGAAGAAGTTGCCGTCAAAGTACAACGCCCCAACCTCCGACCAGTTCTCACCTTAGACCTTTATTTAATGCGCTGGGCTGCTGGTTGGCTTGCACCTTGGCTACCCCTAAATCTCGGTCACGATTTGACCTTAATTGTGGACGAGTTCGGGACAAAATTATTTGAAGAAATTGACTACATCAACGAAAGCCGGAACGCCGAAAAATTTGCCAACAACTTCCGCAACGACCCACAGGTAAAAGTCCCGGCAATTTACTGGCGTTACACTAGCAGTCGAGTATTAACCCTAGAATGGATTAATGGCTTGAAGCTAACAGATACAAAAAGTATCCGCGCTGCTGGGTTAGACCCAGAAGCTCTTATCCAAATTGCTGTCACTTGTGGGTTGCGTCAACTGCTAGAGTTCGGCTTTTTCCACGCTGACCCCCATCCTGGTAACTTATTTGCTATGCCCGACGGTCGTATGGCTTACATCGACTTTGGCATGATGGATCAGTTAGAAGAAACCAGCAAAGAAAATTTAGTTGATGCTTTAGTACATTTGGTCAACAAAGACTATCTGGACTTAGCTACAGATTTTGTCAAATTGGGTTTTCTGACTGCCGACACAAATATTGAGCCAATTGTACCAGCACTAGAAGCTGTGTTAGGTGATGCAATTGGTAAAAACGTTGGGGATTTTAACTTCAAAACCATTACCGATGAATTTTCGGAATTAATGTATGAATATCCCTTTCGAGTCCCGGCTAAGTTTGCGTTAATTATTCGGTCATTAGTCACACAAGAAGGAATTGCCCTCAGCCTCAACCCCAATTTTAAAATTGTTGAGGTTGGTTATCCTTACATTGCCCGACGCTTACTTACAGGCGAGTCTCCCCAATTGCGCCGACGGTTGCTGAATGTGCTATTCAAAGATGGTAAATTCCAATGGCAGCGATTGGAAAATTTAATTGCGATCGCTCGCACAGATATTAACTTTGATGTATTACCGACAGCCCAAATGGGACTGCAATTTCTGTTATCAGAAGAAGGTAAATTTCTGCGGCGACAATTAGTATTAGCCCTCACAGAAGATGACCGTCTGCATACAGAAGAAGTACAACGCCTGTGGGATTTAGTCAAAGATGACATTAAACCCAATCGTTTAATCGATGTCGCAATTCGCTTGTTGACAGAATTTTCTAGAGAAGGAGTAGCCGCTATTTTACCAAGAGCTACAGCTTTTGTTAATTTAGGAGATTCGGCATCAGGTATCACACACTAA